One genomic segment of Deltaproteobacteria bacterium includes these proteins:
- a CDS encoding cytochrome P450 — protein RPRSSSSSTRLRYLDRSQHTMVSSLIPALVQRLSTPVNHYCGKLFPATALIAAEEPGDRLNEEELVATAVLLLGAGHETTMNLIGNGTLALLRNPDQLTRLQTEPSLVPSAVEEFLRYDGSVQMTARTPVVDVAIDGKTIPKGQQAIILLGAANRDPEVFPEPDRLDITRKDNKHIVFSYGIHHCLGAPLARVEAQVAFSTLLRRMPKLQLATDNLEWRETVTLRGLKSLPVVF, from the coding sequence GTCGCCCGCGTTCATCCAGCTCTTCGACCAGACTTCGATACTTAGACCGAAGCCAGCACACAATGGTCTCGTCTCTCATCCCTGCTCTTGTGCAGAGGCTCTCCACTCCGGTCAATCACTATTGCGGTAAGTTGTTTCCTGCCACCGCCTTAATTGCCGCAGAAGAGCCAGGAGATCGGCTGAATGAAGAGGAACTGGTCGCAACTGCGGTCTTGTTACTTGGTGCCGGGCACGAAACCACGATGAATCTGATTGGCAATGGAACCCTTGCGCTCCTTCGTAATCCAGACCAATTGACCCGACTGCAGACTGAACCGTCACTCGTTCCCAGTGCAGTAGAAGAGTTCCTTCGCTATGATGGCTCAGTACAAATGACAGCGCGGACCCCTGTGGTCGATGTTGCGATAGATGGAAAAACCATCCCAAAAGGACAACAAGCGATCATCCTGCTCGGCGCTGCGAACCGTGACCCTGAAGTCTTTCCTGAGCCAGATCGTCTTGATATCACCCGGAAAGACAACAAACATATTGTGTTTAGCTACGGGATTCACCATTGCCTTGGTGCACCTCTGGCTCGTGTTGAAGCACAAGTGGCGTTTAGTACGCTGCTCCGTCGTATGCCCAAGCTTCAGCTCGCGACGGATAATCTTGAATGGCGAGAGACGGTGACGCTGCGCGGACTAAAATCTTTACCCGTAGTTTTCTAG
- a CDS encoding zinc-binding dehydrogenase yields the protein MKGKIAFIPQARTIEFHEFDLPDVEPGAILAQVTRTNICGSEVHMWRGEFGKRGVMPGHEMVGRVYKLGKGVTTDTAGQPLKEGDRIAPVYYRTCGLCANCRDGNAAACLTMGIRARRLAPQDPPHFHTPFGTHYYIQPGQHVYKVPDNVPDHAASSANCALSQVFFGLDRGNLRYEETLVVQGAGGLGLHAMAVAKARGARVIAIDGVDLRLKRAKAFGADILVDMREFSTPEARAGRVRELTNGLGADVVLEVAGIPEAFLEAINLVRNGGRVLELGNISPGLTVAIPPSFVTFKSISIIGVATYNPHYLQKALNFLSSHIDKYPYHEMVDAVFPLEKSAEAMDKSDRKEITRAAIEP from the coding sequence ATGAAGGGCAAGATCGCTTTTATTCCGCAAGCCCGGACGATTGAATTTCACGAATTTGATTTGCCAGACGTTGAACCTGGTGCCATTCTTGCCCAGGTTACGCGGACAAACATTTGTGGCTCTGAAGTCCACATGTGGCGCGGCGAATTCGGTAAACGTGGCGTGATGCCGGGACACGAGATGGTCGGACGTGTCTATAAGCTCGGCAAAGGAGTGACAACCGATACTGCAGGACAGCCGTTAAAAGAGGGGGACCGCATTGCGCCTGTGTATTATCGCACGTGTGGCTTATGTGCTAACTGTCGCGATGGTAATGCTGCGGCGTGCCTCACAATGGGCATTCGCGCGCGGCGATTAGCGCCGCAAGATCCACCACATTTCCACACTCCCTTTGGTACACACTACTACATCCAGCCGGGACAGCATGTGTACAAGGTACCGGATAACGTTCCCGATCATGCGGCATCATCGGCAAACTGCGCCCTCTCGCAAGTGTTCTTTGGCCTTGATCGTGGCAATCTCCGCTATGAAGAGACGCTGGTTGTCCAAGGTGCAGGTGGACTCGGGTTGCATGCGATGGCTGTTGCCAAAGCTCGCGGCGCGCGTGTGATTGCGATCGATGGCGTTGATCTCCGCCTCAAACGTGCAAAAGCTTTTGGTGCAGATATTCTCGTTGATATGCGTGAATTCTCGACGCCAGAAGCTCGTGCGGGCAGAGTCCGTGAATTAACCAACGGGCTTGGCGCTGATGTCGTGCTTGAAGTGGCAGGGATTCCTGAAGCGTTTCTTGAAGCAATCAATTTAGTACGTAATGGTGGGCGCGTGCTGGAACTCGGCAACATTTCTCCCGGACTGACTGTTGCGATTCCGCCGTCGTTTGTCACATTTAAGTCGATTTCGATTATTGGTGTGGCAACCTACAATCCACACTACCTACAGAAAGCGCTCAACTTCTTGTCGAGTCACATCGACAAATATCCGTATCACGAGATGGTTGACGCGGTGTTTCCGCTGGAAAAATCGGCTGAAGCGATGGATAAGTCGGATCGTAAAGAGATTACCCGCGCAGCGATTGAGCCGTGA
- a CDS encoding thioesterase — protein MKDSLKVGMEHEKIITTTPDMGISHMGPGVPSMYSTPSMIMLMEGTCVEFLTPHMDTGEQTVGFHVNVKHLAPTKIGQKVRGKVTLNEIKGRRLLFMVEAFNEDGTKVGEGTHERAIVNISKFAGQ, from the coding sequence ATGAAAGACTCACTCAAAGTTGGTATGGAGCACGAAAAGATTATCACTACAACACCAGACATGGGCATTTCCCACATGGGACCAGGCGTGCCGAGTATGTACTCAACGCCGTCGATGATCATGTTGATGGAAGGCACCTGTGTCGAGTTTTTGACCCCGCATATGGATACTGGGGAACAGACGGTTGGGTTTCATGTCAACGTGAAACACCTGGCTCCAACGAAGATTGGACAAAAAGTGAGAGGCAAAGTCACGCTCAATGAAATCAAGGGCCGCCGTCTGCTTTTTATGGTTGAAGCGTTCAATGAAGACGGCACCAAAGTTGGGGAAGGCACGCACGAACGGGCGATAGTCAATATCAGTAAATTTGCTGGACAGTAA
- a CDS encoding DUF3592 domain-containing protein, whose amino-acid sequence MKKTNRSQQTKKERPFPNESGHKSDTIGHLVLIVASLLIFYFAFLLPLAPVYAARNWAPASCTIMTSGMRANHSEKAHNQKFTEEVTYSYEVAGKTYQGNRYKFVEGWYTRGEKSKREPEFIAQYRPGNRTTCYVNPSDPTDVVLNRGLGVSAFLLAGPASLIIIVSAAWRLRQQRQRQRQRPQRKEKLRR is encoded by the coding sequence ATGAAGAAAACCAACAGAAGCCAGCAGACCAAGAAGGAACGCCCATTCCCGAATGAATCAGGGCACAAGAGTGACACTATCGGTCACCTCGTCCTCATCGTCGCAAGCCTCTTGATCTTCTACTTTGCCTTCCTCTTACCGCTGGCGCCGGTATATGCCGCACGAAACTGGGCACCAGCCTCATGCACGATTATGACCAGTGGGATGAGAGCGAATCACAGCGAGAAAGCACACAATCAGAAGTTTACTGAAGAGGTCACGTATTCGTATGAAGTTGCTGGAAAAACGTATCAGGGAAACCGTTATAAGTTCGTGGAGGGTTGGTACACCAGGGGAGAAAAGTCGAAGAGGGAACCAGAATTCATCGCACAGTACCGACCGGGCAATCGGACCACCTGTTACGTCAATCCATCCGACCCAACTGACGTCGTCTTAAATCGCGGACTCGGTGTCTCCGCGTTCCTCCTTGCAGGTCCTGCTTCTCTTATTATTATTGTCAGTGCGGCCTGGAGGCTGCGTCAACAACGCCAACGCCAGCGACAACGGCCCCAGCGAAAAGAGAAGCTCCGACGATAA
- a CDS encoding DUF1524 domain-containing protein, whose translation MPIRSCMGCASSSVSPSCIAGPYSRCFACTRLTDEEIETLTYRLGNLTLLGTAANHTVGNNSFVDQCEIYRAKDDISCRNTSKNRYSPRT comes from the coding sequence ATGCCCATCCGTTCGTGTATGGGATGTGCCTCTTCCTCGGTCTCGCCTTCTTGTATAGCGGGGCCATACTCCCGCTGTTTCGCTTGTACTCGTCTCACAGACGAAGAGATCGAGACTCTGACGTATCGCCTTGGTAACTTGACACTATTGGGCACGGCAGCCAACCACACTGTGGGCAACAACAGTTTCGTGGATCAATGCGAAATCTACCGCGCAAAGGATGACATTAGCTGCAGGAACACATCCAAGAACCGATACTCTCCTCGGACATGA
- the metG gene encoding methionine--tRNA ligase subunit beta has translation MDTPEGVAKISIDEFGKVELRVATVKSAEPHPKADRLLVLKIDLGTEERQLVAGIRAHYAPEDLIGKQIVVVANLQPAVLRGIESQGMLLAASDGEKVIVLSPEKPIAPGSRVK, from the coding sequence ATGGATACACCTGAAGGAGTAGCAAAAATTTCTATCGATGAATTTGGCAAAGTCGAACTACGTGTAGCGACAGTGAAATCCGCAGAACCACATCCTAAGGCAGATCGTTTGTTAGTGCTGAAGATAGACCTCGGTACAGAAGAGCGACAACTGGTCGCCGGCATTCGCGCGCACTATGCGCCCGAAGACCTGATCGGCAAACAGATTGTCGTCGTCGCGAACCTGCAACCCGCCGTGCTGCGTGGGATCGAGAGTCAGGGCATGTTACTGGCTGCGTCTGATGGAGAAAAGGTCATTGTCTTGAGTCCGGAAAAACCAATCGCGCCAGGATCAAGAGTCAAGTGA
- a CDS encoding DUF748 domain-containing protein — MLLTSFLRQLHPRHLRWWQWFLLTAVGLLFLLRSWLPGFLRQQILVQLASLTPAHVQLGDVDVDMLQGRIALQQLSLSLPDEPHPTLLINDLAMNVSLRALLRREMKLTYVHLNGVQLEVIQTANGQINLGRLFPPPPSGQEQPPTDLPTLTILPLQITDSKITYRDLSRTPEARLSLAITTLTTSGIALQANGLATPVTLQLQGALNDGPLSSEAQVLWQREQTLIEADVEAQQIALASLEPYLHDVLTVQKLTGQIGTKLHYRYQPGIEIPRHGFSGTVNVKDLQFVEAGSEQTVFALPEGHIKIEILDFLAHYLSLQSIELKNPQLSLVQSDKGFNVASWLRTTQADASSSQGQEPTAWYFSIATIKWMGGELRYRNNAWQGKETLSLQPEEISARDIDARMYKIPFQFRTRAGDGKLAGEGTVWFALPPNMDRSEGSVATLMAIEPEPSVRGKLWPFAKLQVALQANDLDVASLQPLLTPVLAAKQVHGKLTGDLNTVLFERDDAQAISVHGNLGAKGFSLSNTPEQGHTLRWEDGQIVISDGSSLLPFSLSLEPHLSRVVLQRPEHGDLTIEKVGGKLRLAQGSQPDQKQKVIIVGALDTAKLSLAGVPEAAKVLAWDTGRVEIHDGSTMTPFALHLKAQLDQLSMRQLPQGDVAIEKTNGELWVTQEPDAQQQETLKIHGPVEFTGFALTQGAENQILLGCHHGKATINKGSRVLPLDIRLRDVALEYAYAQGMRPPSGPFQLFIPSAKEQTVIASPTTPAQTEPSQTADTSSLAVPSQTPASPTAPENSTLPVSIQIDRATIIGGQLYFEDRTVSPPQTVYWQDVRVDLSRAGYPTLLPATFAAFAYNEDGAPVELKGTTERKGERVVVRINGKVEKVSLPRFNSYLEPSLGYRVKKGAVSATWDLVIPGDRVQANMTVTLHDINLGGKRKSSELEQQVGLPLALVIALLKDLNGDISLQLPVEGRFNEPGFQWSGTVVRAIRDVVIGAVTSPLKVLGALFKGKGKLEGFTLEPIHFLPGTRQIKEDSQKQLSRLALFLTQRPNLDLRLGGVAGPQDQDLLRDQLVLNQLPARPATATNGSDTALQVTPQDEVRQFLAQKLSAEGSETSSALSSQAGDLLTRLRKTVTVPANETERLARDRVQVVIDELTTRHTIAANRLHVSLEKQRGPDGAEVRYTIQTREEKK; from the coding sequence ATGCTTCTTACGTCGTTCCTCCGACAACTACATCCTCGTCACCTTCGTTGGTGGCAGTGGTTTCTGTTGACTGCTGTGGGTTTGCTTTTCTTGCTGCGCTCGTGGCTTCCTGGGTTTCTTCGTCAGCAGATTCTTGTCCAGCTTGCTTCGCTCACCCCTGCACACGTTCAACTCGGTGATGTTGATGTTGACATGCTACAGGGGCGGATCGCCTTACAACAACTTTCGTTGTCTCTACCTGATGAGCCTCATCCGACCCTACTAATCAATGATCTTGCCATGAATGTCAGTCTGCGAGCGCTGCTCCGCCGTGAGATGAAGCTCACGTATGTTCATCTCAACGGGGTTCAACTCGAAGTGATCCAAACTGCGAACGGACAGATCAATCTCGGTCGCTTGTTTCCGCCCCCGCCATCCGGGCAGGAACAACCTCCTACTGACTTACCGACCCTGACTATCCTACCCCTTCAAATCACTGACAGTAAAATCACTTATCGTGACCTAAGCCGAACCCCCGAAGCCAGGCTCTCGCTAGCGATTACCACTTTGACGACTTCTGGGATTGCTCTACAAGCGAATGGTTTGGCGACGCCGGTCACGCTACAGTTGCAAGGTGCACTCAACGACGGCCCACTCAGTAGTGAAGCGCAGGTACTGTGGCAGCGAGAGCAAACGTTGATTGAGGCCGATGTTGAGGCGCAGCAAATTGCCCTCGCATCGCTCGAACCGTACCTCCATGATGTCCTGACAGTGCAAAAACTGACAGGACAGATCGGAACGAAACTACACTATCGTTATCAGCCAGGGATAGAGATCCCGCGTCATGGCTTTAGTGGAACAGTAAACGTCAAGGACTTGCAGTTTGTTGAGGCTGGCTCTGAGCAGACCGTGTTCGCCTTGCCCGAAGGACATATCAAAATTGAGATACTCGACTTTCTCGCCCACTACCTTTCTTTGCAGTCGATCGAACTAAAAAATCCGCAACTATCGCTCGTTCAGAGTGACAAGGGATTTAACGTTGCTTCGTGGTTACGCACGACACAAGCCGATGCCTCTTCTTCGCAGGGACAGGAGCCCACTGCATGGTATTTTTCTATCGCTACTATCAAATGGATGGGGGGAGAGCTTCGTTACCGTAATAATGCTTGGCAGGGGAAAGAAACCCTCTCCCTACAGCCCGAAGAGATTAGCGCTAGAGACATTGATGCTCGTATGTACAAGATTCCTTTTCAATTCCGCACCCGTGCAGGAGACGGAAAACTAGCGGGGGAAGGAACGGTATGGTTTGCTTTGCCGCCAAACATGGATCGTAGCGAAGGGTCAGTTGCAACACTTATGGCGATTGAGCCTGAACCTTCTGTAAGGGGGAAACTCTGGCCGTTTGCGAAGCTACAAGTTGCACTCCAAGCCAATGACCTTGATGTTGCTAGCCTGCAGCCCCTCCTCACGCCAGTGCTGGCAGCAAAACAAGTGCACGGCAAGCTTACTGGCGATCTCAATACTGTCCTGTTCGAACGAGATGACGCTCAGGCCATTAGCGTCCACGGGAATTTAGGAGCTAAAGGCTTCTCTCTCAGTAATACTCCTGAACAAGGACATACGCTGCGTTGGGAAGATGGACAGATTGTTATCTCTGATGGCAGTTCTTTGTTACCATTTTCACTGTCTCTAGAGCCACATCTGTCTCGTGTGGTTTTGCAAAGGCCTGAGCATGGTGACCTCACTATTGAAAAGGTCGGAGGCAAACTGCGGCTTGCTCAAGGCTCTCAGCCTGACCAGAAACAAAAAGTGATTATTGTGGGCGCTCTTGATACGGCGAAGCTCTCTCTCGCTGGCGTGCCTGAGGCTGCGAAGGTGCTGGCCTGGGACACTGGGCGGGTTGAAATTCATGATGGGAGTACGATGACCCCTTTCGCCTTACACCTGAAGGCGCAACTTGATCAGCTTTCCATGCGCCAGTTACCCCAAGGCGACGTGGCGATCGAGAAAACGAATGGAGAACTATGGGTGACTCAAGAACCAGACGCTCAACAGCAGGAGACGCTGAAGATACACGGTCCAGTTGAATTCACAGGCTTTGCTCTAACGCAAGGAGCCGAAAATCAAATCTTGTTGGGATGTCATCACGGGAAAGCCACAATCAATAAAGGCAGCCGGGTGCTGCCACTCGATATCAGACTACGCGACGTGGCATTGGAGTACGCATACGCCCAAGGAATGCGCCCACCCTCTGGGCCATTTCAGTTGTTCATCCCATCGGCAAAAGAACAAACCGTGATTGCCTCTCCAACAACACCTGCGCAAACCGAACCTAGTCAAACTGCTGACACGTCTAGTCTCGCCGTACCGTCTCAGACACCTGCATCACCCACGGCTCCTGAGAACTCCACACTTCCCGTGTCAATTCAGATCGATCGAGCCACGATCATTGGCGGGCAGTTATATTTTGAAGATCGCACGGTATCGCCACCGCAGACAGTGTACTGGCAAGATGTACGTGTAGACCTCAGCCGTGCTGGATACCCGACGTTGCTTCCTGCAACATTTGCGGCATTTGCATACAACGAGGATGGTGCGCCAGTTGAACTCAAAGGGACCACCGAGCGCAAAGGAGAGCGGGTGGTCGTTCGTATCAACGGCAAGGTTGAGAAAGTGTCTTTGCCGCGCTTCAATTCATATCTCGAACCTAGTCTTGGCTACCGAGTAAAGAAAGGTGCAGTGTCAGCAACGTGGGATTTGGTGATACCAGGTGACCGCGTGCAAGCGAACATGACAGTTACCTTGCACGACATCAATCTTGGTGGCAAGCGGAAGTCGTCGGAATTGGAACAGCAGGTGGGATTGCCCCTTGCCTTAGTGATCGCTCTGCTCAAGGATTTGAACGGTGATATTAGTTTACAGTTGCCAGTGGAAGGGCGATTCAATGAGCCAGGATTTCAATGGAGCGGAACTGTTGTTCGCGCGATCCGGGACGTAGTCATCGGTGCCGTGACTTCACCACTCAAAGTTTTGGGCGCATTGTTCAAAGGGAAAGGCAAACTCGAAGGGTTCACGCTTGAGCCGATTCATTTTCTGCCGGGAACACGGCAGATAAAGGAAGACAGTCAAAAGCAACTTTCGCGTCTCGCGTTATTTTTGACGCAACGCCCCAACCTGGATCTCCGTCTTGGTGGGGTTGCCGGCCCTCAAGATCAAGATCTGCTCCGTGATCAGCTCGTCCTCAATCAATTGCCCGCGAGACCCGCAACCGCCACGAATGGCAGTGATACTGCTCTGCAAGTGACTCCTCAGGATGAGGTCCGTCAGTTCCTTGCTCAGAAGCTGTCTGCAGAGGGAAGTGAGACCTCGTCAGCCTTGTCGTCTCAAGCAGGAGACTTGCTGACGCGACTACGCAAAACCGTTACAGTACCTGCCAATGAAACCGAGCGACTGGCAAGAGATCGTGTACAGGTTGTGATTGACGAGCTGACCACTCGTCACACGATTGCTGCCAATCGCCTGCATGTCAGCCTTGAGAAGCAGCGTGGGCCAGACGGGGCTGAAGTGCGGTATACGATTCAGACACGGGAAGAAAAAAAGTAG
- a CDS encoding M67 family metallopeptidase, producing MIHLSAHTWDTMCQHAQEIFPDECCGAIVVKNGREEVRRITNIQNVKHKEAPQEFPRDATIAYFMEPKELLAVNMEVDSGKAQLKAFYHSHPNHDAYFSAEDKRQALFEDEPWYPGAVYLVISIYDRQVRNIKAFRWDEDAKEFTETELSTNA from the coding sequence ATGATCCATTTATCTGCTCATACATGGGATACGATGTGCCAGCATGCGCAAGAAATTTTCCCCGATGAATGTTGTGGAGCGATTGTGGTGAAAAATGGGCGAGAAGAGGTCCGTCGGATTACCAACATTCAGAATGTGAAACATAAAGAAGCCCCGCAAGAGTTTCCCCGTGATGCAACCATTGCCTACTTCATGGAACCGAAAGAGTTACTCGCGGTGAACATGGAGGTTGATAGCGGGAAAGCGCAGCTCAAAGCATTCTACCACTCGCATCCGAATCATGATGCATACTTCTCAGCAGAAGATAAACGGCAAGCGCTGTTTGAAGATGAACCTTGGTATCCTGGTGCTGTGTATCTTGTGATTTCCATCTATGACCGTCAGGTGCGCAACATCAAGGCGTTCCGCTGGGATGAGGATGCGAAAGAGTTTACTGAAACAGAATTGAGTACGAATGCATAA
- a CDS encoding VOC family protein produces MEINGMAHVVLTVNNFEAAVPFYEKLLPFLGMKRVFKGEAFLYHVGGRTALAIAKCEEKYRHEQFMQTRIGLHHLSFRARSREDVDTLYEFLKQLGAKIVHPPEEGSWAPGYYSVLFEDPDGIRLEMNYVPGQGLLVEGGALNPGGDYH; encoded by the coding sequence ATGGAAATCAACGGTATGGCGCATGTTGTCCTTACTGTGAATAACTTTGAAGCCGCAGTGCCGTTTTATGAAAAGTTACTCCCGTTCCTTGGGATGAAAAGGGTGTTCAAGGGCGAGGCGTTTCTCTACCACGTCGGTGGCAGAACCGCGTTGGCCATTGCTAAATGTGAGGAAAAATATCGTCACGAGCAGTTTATGCAAACACGGATTGGCTTACACCATCTCAGTTTTCGAGCGCGAAGCCGTGAGGATGTCGACACCCTCTACGAGTTTCTGAAGCAGTTGGGGGCAAAGATCGTCCATCCTCCTGAGGAGGGGAGCTGGGCTCCAGGGTATTACTCGGTGCTCTTCGAGGACCCGGACGGTATTCGCTTGGAGATGAATTATGTTCCCGGACAGGGGCTGCTTGTTGAGGGCGGTGCGCTGAATCCGGGTGGCGATTATCACTGA